In Amycolatopsis coloradensis, one genomic interval encodes:
- a CDS encoding helix-turn-helix domain-containing protein, producing the protein MDTEKKPLRADARRNYERLLEEARRAFAAHGVEASLEEIARRAGVGIGTLYRHFPTREVLVETVLREGFDTQAAAARELLDSPEPLNALKAWLAGMGEQSARYRGLPELMVDVLNDETSPLYASCHAMRDQVSHLVERAKAVGELRADVTVPEILVMLHALSWASEHLSGDKGLERLLDLVFAGLRAS; encoded by the coding sequence ATGGACACCGAGAAGAAGCCGCTGCGGGCGGACGCCCGGCGCAACTACGAGCGCCTCCTCGAAGAGGCAAGACGCGCCTTCGCCGCGCACGGGGTCGAGGCGTCCCTGGAAGAGATCGCGCGCCGGGCCGGTGTCGGCATCGGAACGCTCTACCGGCACTTCCCGACACGGGAGGTTCTCGTCGAGACGGTTCTTCGCGAAGGCTTCGACACGCAGGCCGCGGCGGCCCGCGAACTCTTGGACTCCCCGGAGCCGCTGAACGCGCTGAAGGCCTGGCTCGCCGGGATGGGTGAACAGTCGGCGCGCTACCGCGGACTGCCCGAACTGATGGTCGACGTCCTCAACGACGAGACCTCGCCGCTCTACGCGTCCTGTCACGCCATGCGGGACCAGGTGTCCCACCTGGTGGAAAGGGCGAAGGCCGTTGGGGAGCTCCGGGCGGACGTCACAGTGCCCGAAATCCTGGTGATGCTGCACGCGCTTTCCTGGGCCAGTGAACACCTTTCGGGTGACAAGGGCCTCGAACGCCTCCTCGATCTCGTTTTCGCCGGATTACGGGCGAGTTAA
- a CDS encoding TIGR03620 family F420-dependent LLM class oxidoreductase translates to MTLIDETRERLGPVGVWLPVGMFMPTPDEERRAIRRLEELGYRTVWGGEGPGNRELFAYSAITLASTERVVVGTGIANIWSRPAYTAHSGGRTLAQAFPGRFVLGVGIGHSYQAAKAGSDYRPLEQTRDYLTAMSAAAEEFPAPVPFPRVLAAVGPKMLELARELTDGAHPFAQPFEHTPYSREILGRDKLLIPTHSILLGEREQARESVARDIGLMKQYGVPHYFKGWKRLGYTDADIDDVSDRLVDGLTAWGGEERIAGRIKELVDAGADTVLVHPAGDDLQSMVDQLERLAPALAEVTR, encoded by the coding sequence ATGACGTTGATCGACGAAACCCGGGAGCGGCTGGGCCCGGTGGGTGTCTGGCTACCGGTCGGCATGTTCATGCCGACCCCGGACGAGGAACGGCGGGCGATACGACGCCTGGAAGAGCTGGGTTACCGCACCGTGTGGGGCGGCGAGGGGCCGGGGAACCGGGAGCTGTTCGCGTACAGCGCCATCACGCTCGCGTCCACCGAACGGGTGGTGGTCGGCACCGGGATCGCGAACATCTGGTCGCGGCCCGCGTACACCGCCCACAGCGGCGGGCGGACGCTCGCGCAGGCATTCCCGGGCCGGTTCGTACTCGGCGTCGGGATCGGGCACTCGTATCAGGCGGCGAAGGCGGGCTCGGACTACCGGCCGCTCGAACAGACCCGTGACTACCTCACGGCCATGTCCGCGGCGGCGGAGGAATTCCCCGCGCCGGTACCGTTTCCGCGCGTCCTCGCCGCCGTCGGGCCGAAGATGCTCGAACTCGCGCGGGAGCTGACGGACGGCGCGCACCCGTTCGCCCAGCCCTTCGAGCACACGCCGTACTCCCGCGAGATCCTCGGCCGGGACAAACTGCTCATCCCCACCCATTCGATTCTTCTCGGCGAACGCGAGCAGGCGAGGGAGAGCGTGGCGAGGGATATCGGGCTGATGAAGCAGTACGGCGTCCCGCACTACTTCAAGGGCTGGAAGCGGCTCGGCTACACCGACGCCGACATCGACGACGTCAGCGACCGGCTCGTGGACGGGCTGACCGCGTGGGGCGGCGAAGAGCGGATCGCCGGGCGGATCAAGGAACTCGTGGACGCCGGCGCGGACACCGTGCTCGTCCATCCCGCCGGGGACGATCTTCAGTCCATGGTGGACCAGCTGGAACGGCTCGCCCCGGCGCTGGCGGAGGTGACCCGATGA
- a CDS encoding TIGR03620 family F420-dependent LLM class oxidoreductase, with translation MSVGIWTFSFDGKQIGEVREAAAEVEELGFDTLWFGEYLGREAFTQAGLLLAATSRLTVATGIARFSHRAPVAAAAAERTLAEAYPGRFTLGLGGHLPGAKPLEAMRGYLDEMDKTDLSTPDSPRRRLLAALGPRMLALAAERTDGAHSYFVPAEHTALARKAMGPSAFLAVEQAVVLGSDREIARRHVSMYLDLAAHHRANLRRFGFTEEDYGSDRLVDALVAVGEDEIDARVRAHLDAGADHVCLQVLTEDDRIPLTEWRVLSGVGGSVRERDVTG, from the coding sequence ATGAGCGTCGGGATCTGGACGTTCTCGTTCGACGGCAAGCAAATCGGCGAGGTCCGCGAGGCGGCCGCGGAAGTCGAAGAACTCGGCTTCGACACGCTGTGGTTCGGGGAGTACCTGGGACGGGAGGCGTTCACACAGGCAGGGCTGCTGCTGGCGGCGACGTCCCGGCTGACCGTGGCCACCGGTATCGCGCGGTTCTCCCACCGCGCACCCGTCGCCGCGGCCGCCGCCGAACGGACCCTCGCGGAGGCCTATCCGGGCAGGTTCACCCTCGGGCTGGGCGGTCATCTGCCGGGCGCGAAACCGCTGGAGGCGATGCGCGGCTATCTCGACGAAATGGACAAGACCGATCTGTCCACACCGGACTCCCCTCGTCGGCGGCTACTGGCCGCACTGGGGCCGAGGATGCTCGCCTTGGCCGCGGAACGCACCGATGGGGCGCATTCGTACTTCGTCCCTGCCGAGCACACGGCGCTGGCGCGGAAGGCCATGGGACCTTCGGCCTTCCTCGCCGTCGAGCAGGCCGTCGTCCTCGGATCGGACCGGGAGATCGCACGGCGGCACGTGTCGATGTACCTGGACCTGGCCGCCCACCATCGGGCGAATCTGCGGCGGTTCGGGTTCACCGAGGAGGACTACGGCTCCGACCGCCTTGTGGACGCGCTGGTCGCCGTCGGGGAGGACGAGATCGACGCCCGGGTGCGGGCGCATCTGGACGCGGGCGCGGATCACGTCTGCCTGCAGGTGCTGACCGAGGACGACCGGATCCCGCTGACCGAATGGCGGGTTCTGTCGGGGGTCGGGGGTAGCGTGCGGGAGCGTGACGTCACCGGCTGA
- a CDS encoding ankyrin repeat domain-containing protein, with amino-acid sequence MTSPAELAFEKARELIDARDLAGLARLIGDLPTLVHAHGKNGNDLLGMAAATCDERLCRILLDHGADPASANVHGWTALHQAGYAGLPLLVTMLLDAGAPVDVPARGDGGTPLVVALFWGHREAAELLASRSLSPGNLRVAAGLGRDDLLDELLAPDGTLSPAAGAHREFHRPHSGFPEWRPSDDPAEVVDEALAWAARNDRSDAVRTLVARGADVDADVYRGTALTWAAAQGKASAIRTLAELGASVNRQGTFGGLSHGEGVTALHLAVQGGHVDAVRALLEVGADPSLEDSLYASSALGWAEHFEQTEILAVLRDA; translated from the coding sequence GTGACGTCACCGGCTGAACTCGCCTTCGAGAAGGCACGGGAACTGATCGACGCGCGAGACCTCGCCGGGCTCGCGCGCCTGATCGGTGACCTGCCCACCCTCGTCCACGCACACGGGAAGAACGGGAACGACCTGCTCGGCATGGCCGCCGCGACCTGCGACGAGCGGCTGTGCCGGATCCTGCTCGATCACGGCGCCGATCCGGCGTCGGCCAACGTCCACGGCTGGACGGCGTTGCACCAGGCCGGGTACGCCGGGCTGCCGCTGCTGGTCACGATGCTGCTCGACGCGGGCGCGCCGGTCGACGTTCCCGCCCGCGGCGACGGCGGGACACCGCTGGTGGTCGCGCTGTTCTGGGGCCATCGCGAGGCGGCGGAACTGCTGGCTTCGCGCAGCCTCTCCCCCGGCAATCTCCGGGTGGCGGCGGGACTCGGCCGGGACGATCTGCTCGACGAGTTGCTCGCGCCGGACGGCACGCTCTCCCCCGCGGCGGGCGCGCATCGCGAGTTCCACCGGCCGCACAGCGGTTTCCCGGAATGGCGGCCGAGCGACGATCCGGCCGAGGTCGTCGACGAGGCGCTCGCGTGGGCCGCGCGGAACGACCGGTCCGACGCGGTGCGGACCCTGGTGGCACGAGGTGCCGATGTGGACGCCGACGTCTACCGCGGCACGGCGCTGACCTGGGCCGCCGCTCAGGGGAAGGCTTCGGCGATCAGGACTTTGGCGGAGCTCGGCGCCTCGGTGAACCGCCAGGGCACCTTCGGCGGGCTTTCGCACGGTGAAGGTGTCACGGCGTTGCACCTGGCCGTGCAGGGAGGGCATGTGGACGCGGTGCGGGCTCTGCTGGAAGTGGGGGCGGATCCTTCGCTCGAGGATTCGCTGTACGCGTCGTCGGCCTTGGGGTGGGCCGAGCATTTCGAGCAGACGGAGATCCTGGCGGTGCTGCGGGACGCCTGA
- a CDS encoding NADP-dependent oxidoreductase, with translation MRAISQNRLGGPEVLELVDIERPTPGPTQILVRVHAAGVNPVDWKTRETGGIGPMGDPPFILGWDVSGVVEEVGAGASLFSPGDEVFGMPSFPFQAGAYSEYVAAPSRHFARKPSTLDHVHAAAVPLAGLTVWQSLVDTADIQPGQRVLVHAAAGGVGHLAVQIAKARGAYVIGTASAAKHEFLRGLGADELIDYRTTDFAEEVRDVDVVLDTIGQEYGPRSLKTLRRGGRLVQLTRTNDERLPELADAAGVTAGFTLAEPDRAGLLALAELVDSGHLKPTIDTVFLLEEAAKAQELVAAGKTTGKVVLSVADRGPRNAPGPSVEPSMTQRLL, from the coding sequence ATGCGAGCGATCAGTCAAAACCGCCTCGGCGGCCCCGAAGTCCTCGAACTCGTCGACATCGAGAGACCCACCCCCGGCCCGACCCAGATCCTGGTCCGGGTGCACGCCGCCGGTGTCAACCCGGTCGACTGGAAGACCCGCGAGACCGGCGGCATCGGCCCGATGGGCGATCCGCCGTTCATCCTCGGCTGGGACGTGTCCGGCGTGGTCGAGGAGGTCGGCGCGGGCGCGTCCCTGTTCTCCCCCGGCGACGAGGTCTTCGGCATGCCGTCGTTCCCGTTCCAGGCCGGCGCGTATTCCGAGTACGTCGCCGCGCCGAGCCGCCACTTCGCACGCAAACCGTCCACTTTGGACCACGTGCACGCGGCCGCGGTCCCGCTCGCCGGGCTGACCGTCTGGCAGAGCCTCGTCGACACGGCGGACATCCAGCCGGGGCAACGGGTTCTGGTCCACGCGGCGGCGGGCGGGGTCGGGCATCTCGCGGTCCAGATCGCCAAGGCGCGCGGCGCGTACGTGATCGGGACGGCCAGCGCGGCCAAGCACGAGTTCCTCCGCGGTCTCGGCGCGGACGAGCTCATCGACTACCGCACGACGGATTTCGCCGAGGAGGTCCGCGACGTCGACGTCGTCCTCGACACGATCGGTCAGGAGTACGGGCCGCGGTCGCTCAAGACGCTTCGCCGCGGCGGCAGGCTCGTCCAGCTCACCCGCACGAACGACGAGCGGCTGCCGGAACTGGCCGATGCCGCAGGAGTCACCGCAGGGTTCACCCTCGCCGAGCCGGACCGCGCCGGGCTGCTCGCCCTGGCCGAACTCGTCGACAGCGGGCACCTCAAACCGACCATCGACACGGTGTTTCTTCTGGAAGAAGCCGCGAAGGCCCAAGAACTGGTCGCCGCGGGGAAGACCACGGGAAAGGTCGTGCTGTCCGTCGCGGACCGAGGGCCGCGAAACGCTCCGGGGCCCAGCGTCGAGCCCTCTATGACTCAAAGGCTCCTTTGA
- a CDS encoding DUF397 domain-containing protein, whose product MSEQPVDDKAHIRPDLDLSDAVWIRAEPEGANLEDAVEYALVPHTDGVTYTAMRRAVEPDGHLLVFTPTEWDAFLKGVRDGEFDLPA is encoded by the coding sequence ATGAGTGAGCAGCCGGTGGACGACAAGGCCCATATCCGGCCGGACCTGGACTTGAGCGACGCGGTGTGGATCCGGGCGGAACCGGAGGGCGCGAATCTCGAGGATGCCGTCGAGTACGCGCTGGTGCCCCACACCGACGGTGTCACCTACACGGCGATGCGCCGGGCCGTCGAACCGGACGGCCACCTGCTCGTGTTCACGCCGACGGAGTGGGACGCGTTCCTGAAAGGCGTGCGGGACGGCGAATTCGACCTTCCCGCCTGA
- the ilvC gene encoding ketol-acid reductoisomerase has product MAVEIFYDDDADLSIIQGRKVAVIGYGSQGHAHSLSLRDSGVDVRIGLPEGSKSRAKAEEQGLRVLTPAEASAEADLIMILAPDTKQRFIYEQDIAPNLKDGDALFFGHGFNIRYDLIKPPSNVDVAMVAPKGPGHLVRRQFVDGKGVPALIAVEQDASGNAQALALSYAAAIGGARAGVIKTTFTEETETDLFGEQAVLCGGASALVQTGFEVLTEAGYAPEIAYFEVLHELKLIVDLMYEGGIARQRYSISDTAEYGDLTRGPRVISPAVKEEMKKILGEIQDGTFAREWVAEDEAGRPNFTKLEEQGNQHPIEETGKKLRDLMSWVDRPITETA; this is encoded by the coding sequence ATGGCAGTGGAAATCTTTTACGACGACGACGCGGACCTTTCGATCATCCAGGGTCGCAAGGTCGCCGTGATCGGCTACGGCAGCCAGGGTCACGCGCACTCGCTGAGCCTGCGCGACTCCGGTGTCGATGTCCGCATCGGTCTGCCCGAGGGCTCGAAGTCGCGGGCCAAGGCCGAGGAGCAGGGGCTCCGCGTGCTCACCCCGGCCGAGGCCAGCGCCGAAGCCGACCTGATCATGATCCTCGCGCCGGACACCAAGCAGCGCTTCATCTACGAGCAGGACATCGCGCCGAACCTCAAGGACGGCGACGCGCTGTTCTTCGGCCACGGCTTCAACATCCGCTACGACCTGATCAAGCCGCCGTCCAACGTCGACGTCGCCATGGTCGCGCCGAAGGGCCCGGGCCACCTGGTCCGCCGCCAGTTCGTCGACGGCAAGGGCGTCCCGGCGCTCATCGCGGTCGAGCAGGACGCCTCCGGCAACGCGCAGGCGCTCGCGCTCTCCTACGCGGCCGCCATCGGTGGCGCCCGCGCCGGTGTCATCAAGACGACCTTCACCGAGGAGACCGAGACCGACCTCTTCGGCGAGCAGGCCGTGCTCTGCGGTGGCGCCTCAGCGCTGGTGCAGACCGGTTTCGAGGTGCTCACCGAGGCCGGCTACGCCCCGGAGATCGCCTACTTCGAGGTGCTGCACGAGCTGAAGCTGATCGTCGACCTCATGTACGAGGGCGGCATCGCGCGTCAGCGCTACTCGATCTCCGACACCGCCGAGTACGGCGACCTGACCCGCGGCCCGCGCGTCATCTCGCCGGCGGTCAAGGAAGAGATGAAGAAGATCCTCGGCGAGATCCAGGACGGCACCTTCGCCCGCGAGTGGGTCGCCGAGGACGAGGCCGGGCGCCCGAACTTCACCAAGCTCGAGGAGCAGGGCAACCAGCACCCGATCGAGGAGACCGGCAAGAAGCTGCGCGACCTGATGTCGTGGGTGGACCGGCCGATCACCGAGACCGCCTAG
- the ilvN gene encoding acetolactate synthase small subunit, which yields MSVHTLSVLVENKPGVLARVSGLFSRRGFNIESLAVGPTENPEVSRMTIVVAVEELPLEQVTKQLNKLVNVIKIVELEKSTAVQRELLLVKVRADNTVRSQVLETVQLFRAKVVDVSPEALTVEATGTSDKIGALLRMLEPYGIRELVQSGMVAVGRGARSITATSAR from the coding sequence ATGAGCGTGCACACCCTGAGCGTTCTGGTCGAGAACAAGCCCGGTGTCCTCGCGCGGGTTTCCGGACTGTTCTCCCGGCGTGGTTTCAACATCGAATCCCTCGCCGTCGGGCCCACGGAGAATCCCGAGGTGTCCCGGATGACGATCGTGGTCGCCGTCGAAGAGCTACCGCTCGAACAGGTGACCAAACAGCTCAACAAGCTGGTCAACGTCATCAAGATCGTGGAATTGGAAAAGTCCACAGCCGTGCAGCGCGAACTGCTGCTCGTCAAGGTCCGGGCCGACAACACCGTGCGCAGCCAGGTCCTCGAGACAGTGCAGTTGTTCCGCGCGAAAGTGGTGGACGTGTCGCCCGAGGCGCTCACCGTCGAAGCCACCGGCACCTCGGACAAGATCGGTGCCCTGCTGCGGATGCTGGAGCCCTATGGCATCCGCGAACTGGTCCAGTCCGGAATGGTCGCGGTCGGCCGGGGCGCCCGGTCCATCACCGCCACCTCCGCTCGATAA